A region from the Hippoglossus hippoglossus isolate fHipHip1 chromosome 18, fHipHip1.pri, whole genome shotgun sequence genome encodes:
- the dthd1 gene encoding death domain-containing protein 1 isoform X1, producing the protein MEDGQSHVPDACFIRAPVGAAEVLSCEIADALSCLMVTGAEELVSRVIRVKVQGRANFHFPVTLVVPFCARYRGNYRDVAVKIMDEERRASYVTPATTEGTYGGQRGSFAEVRVYALGLFAVVSCLKRENYTVPRRGLSLKLSMDPRVCLSYLPGAFAAPVMAQTTIQPVDTVLLAAVKSRSDVYYYSVASTSPLLYLAHPSSQPLRRPLTVTLPCPPNPERKRDVRGRGKQTQRHHSGSVAPAWDQPASNRVSALGASLKSPKETSNELLVVLVSRDKQWSVLERVTVRNLQNGLASFELTENFDRLLLVRLLSPLQPPHLTSLAERLEESVGCHAVTVVLQCRRDDPHAALVAALPSRDLSWELNKLGAQGYGGPLEASSDISMCEGDQLLLRFSGNITFHTQRTNHLLVRLTEVDPFGNYSSPHYKGTAMFYKVTRGQLEWRGDGAARMDMKPLGDPVCALSLTLPKKVRSVNRLVTARVKLCEETDSLSDSLLLWLAGELSEEEVAELVLSLRLRRSAAQLVRLRAGDSLTSQAFQVLATWRRGLPAAPHQLKASQLARCLAKSGRPDLARELLLRQAAATRQGSLT; encoded by the exons ATGGAGGACGGCCAATCACACGTACCAGACGCGTGCTTTATCAGGGCGCCTGTGGGTGCGGCTGAAGTCCTGAGCTGTGAAATCGCCGATGCCCTCAGCTGCCTCATGGTGACCGGGGCAGAGGAGCTGGTCAGCAGAGTGATCCGGGTCAAGGTTCAAGGCCGAGCCAACTTCCACTTCCCCGTGACCTTGGTCGTGCCTTTCTGCGCACGTTACCGGGGCAACTACCGGGATGTCGCTGTGAAAATAatggacgaggagaggagggcgaGTTACGTCACTCCGGCAACAACAGAGGGAACGTATGGAGGACAGAGG GGCTCATTTGCAGAGGTGAGGGTCTACGCTTTAGGCCTCTTTGCGGTGGTTTCCtgtctgaaaagagaaaactacACAGTTCCCAGAAGGGGTCTGTCACTCAAGCTCTCGATGGACCCCCGCGTTTGTCTCAGCTACCTCCCAGGAGCCTTTGCCGCTCCAGTGATGGCACAAACCACG ATCCAGCCTGTGGACACCGTCCTCCTGGCGGCCGTCAAGTCCAGAAGTGATGTCTATTATTATTCGGTGGCGTCCACGAGCCCGCTGCTCTACCTCGCCCACCCGAGCTCGCAGCCCCTGAGGAGACCCCTCACCGTCACCCTCCCCTGTCCCCCGAACccggagagaaagagggacgTGAGGGGACGAGGGAAACAGACGCAGCGTCACCACAGTGGATCTGTTGCTCCAGCTTGGGATCAACCTGCTTCCAATAGAGTGAG cGCACTTGGTGCCTCCTTGAAGTCCCCAAAGGAGACGTCCAATGAGCTGCTCGTAGTTCTGGTGTCAAGGGACAAGCAGTGGAGCGTCCTGGAGAGAGTGACAGTCAGGAACCTGCAGAACGGGCTGGCGTCCTTCGAGCTGACAGAGAACTTTGACAG ACTGCTGCTGGTCCGTCTCCTCTCCCCCCTgcagcccccccacctcacctCCCTGGCCGAGCGGCTGGAGGAGTCGGTGGGCTGCCACGCCGTCACCGTCGTCCTCCAGTGCCGCCGAGACGATCCCCACGCGGCCCTGGTGGCGGCCCTGCCCAGCCGGGACCTCAGCTGGGAGCTGAACAAACTGGGGGCCCAGGGCTACGGCGGCCCGCTGGAGGCCTCGTCCGACATCTCCATGTGCGAGGGGGACCAGCTCCTGCTGCGTTTCAGCGGCAACA TCACCTTTCACACCCAGCGCACGAATCACCTCCTGGTGCGTCTGACCGAAGTGGACCCCTTTGGGAACTACAGCTCGCCTCACTACAAGGGGACGGCCATGTTTTACAAGGTCACCAGAGGTCAGCTGGAGTGGCGAGGGGACGGAGCCGCCCGGATGGACATGAAGCCGCTGGGAGACCCCGTGTGTGCGCTGTCTCTGACTTTACCTAAG AAAGTGCGGAGCGTCAATCGGCTCGTGACGGCGAGGGTGAAGttatgtgaggagacag ACTCCCTGTCAGACTCTCTCCTTCTGTGGTTGGCCGGCGAGCTctcggaggaggaggtggccgAGCTGGTTCTGTCCCTGCGTCTCCGCCGCAGCGCTGCCCAGCTGGTGAGGCTGCGGGCCGGGGACAGCCTGACCTCCCAGGCCTTCCAGGTCCTGGCCACCTGGAGGAGGGGGCTCCCCGCCGCCCCCCACCAGCTCAAGGCCTCTCAGCTGGCTCGCTGCCTGGCCAAGAGCGGCCGGCCGGACCTGGCCCGAGAGCTGCTCCTGAGACAGGCCGCAGCCACCAGACAGGGCTCACTGACATAG
- the dthd1 gene encoding death domain-containing protein 1 isoform X2 produces the protein MSSQGSFAEVRVYALGLFAVVSCLKRENYTVPRRGLSLKLSMDPRVCLSYLPGAFAAPVMAQTTIQPVDTVLLAAVKSRSDVYYYSVASTSPLLYLAHPSSQPLRRPLTVTLPCPPNPERKRDVRGRGKQTQRHHSGSVAPAWDQPASNRVSALGASLKSPKETSNELLVVLVSRDKQWSVLERVTVRNLQNGLASFELTENFDRLLLVRLLSPLQPPHLTSLAERLEESVGCHAVTVVLQCRRDDPHAALVAALPSRDLSWELNKLGAQGYGGPLEASSDISMCEGDQLLLRFSGNITSTRTQNNPNDVPHERLTFHTQRTNHLLVRLTEVDPFGNYSSPHYKGTAMFYKVTRGQLEWRGDGAARMDMKPLGDPVCALSLTLPKKVRSVNRLVTARVKLCEETDSLSDSLLLWLAGELSEEEVAELVLSLRLRRSAAQLVRLRAGDSLTSQAFQVLATWRRGLPAAPHQLKASQLARCLAKSGRPDLARELLLRQAAATRQGSLT, from the exons atgtCCTCACAGGGCTCATTTGCAGAGGTGAGGGTCTACGCTTTAGGCCTCTTTGCGGTGGTTTCCtgtctgaaaagagaaaactacACAGTTCCCAGAAGGGGTCTGTCACTCAAGCTCTCGATGGACCCCCGCGTTTGTCTCAGCTACCTCCCAGGAGCCTTTGCCGCTCCAGTGATGGCACAAACCACG ATCCAGCCTGTGGACACCGTCCTCCTGGCGGCCGTCAAGTCCAGAAGTGATGTCTATTATTATTCGGTGGCGTCCACGAGCCCGCTGCTCTACCTCGCCCACCCGAGCTCGCAGCCCCTGAGGAGACCCCTCACCGTCACCCTCCCCTGTCCCCCGAACccggagagaaagagggacgTGAGGGGACGAGGGAAACAGACGCAGCGTCACCACAGTGGATCTGTTGCTCCAGCTTGGGATCAACCTGCTTCCAATAGAGTGAG cGCACTTGGTGCCTCCTTGAAGTCCCCAAAGGAGACGTCCAATGAGCTGCTCGTAGTTCTGGTGTCAAGGGACAAGCAGTGGAGCGTCCTGGAGAGAGTGACAGTCAGGAACCTGCAGAACGGGCTGGCGTCCTTCGAGCTGACAGAGAACTTTGACAG ACTGCTGCTGGTCCGTCTCCTCTCCCCCCTgcagcccccccacctcacctCCCTGGCCGAGCGGCTGGAGGAGTCGGTGGGCTGCCACGCCGTCACCGTCGTCCTCCAGTGCCGCCGAGACGATCCCCACGCGGCCCTGGTGGCGGCCCTGCCCAGCCGGGACCTCAGCTGGGAGCTGAACAAACTGGGGGCCCAGGGCTACGGCGGCCCGCTGGAGGCCTCGTCCGACATCTCCATGTGCGAGGGGGACCAGCTCCTGCTGCGTTTCAGCGGCAACATCACGTCCACAA GAACTCAAAACAACCCAAATGACGTCCCACACGAGAGACTCACCTTTCACACCCAGCGCACGAATCACCTCCTGGTGCGTCTGACCGAAGTGGACCCCTTTGGGAACTACAGCTCGCCTCACTACAAGGGGACGGCCATGTTTTACAAGGTCACCAGAGGTCAGCTGGAGTGGCGAGGGGACGGAGCCGCCCGGATGGACATGAAGCCGCTGGGAGACCCCGTGTGTGCGCTGTCTCTGACTTTACCTAAG AAAGTGCGGAGCGTCAATCGGCTCGTGACGGCGAGGGTGAAGttatgtgaggagacag ACTCCCTGTCAGACTCTCTCCTTCTGTGGTTGGCCGGCGAGCTctcggaggaggaggtggccgAGCTGGTTCTGTCCCTGCGTCTCCGCCGCAGCGCTGCCCAGCTGGTGAGGCTGCGGGCCGGGGACAGCCTGACCTCCCAGGCCTTCCAGGTCCTGGCCACCTGGAGGAGGGGGCTCCCCGCCGCCCCCCACCAGCTCAAGGCCTCTCAGCTGGCTCGCTGCCTGGCCAAGAGCGGCCGGCCGGACCTGGCCCGAGAGCTGCTCCTGAGACAGGCCGCAGCCACCAGACAGGGCTCACTGACATAG
- the dthd1 gene encoding death domain-containing protein 1 isoform X3, translated as MEDGQSHVPDACFIRAPVGAAEVLSCEIADALSCLMVTGAEELVSRVIRVKVQGRANFHFPVTLVVPFCARYRGNYRDVAVKIMDEERRASYVTPATTEGTYGGQRGSFAEVRVYALGLFAVVSCLKRENYTVPRRGLSLKLSMDPRVCLSYLPGAFAAPVMAQTTIQPVDTVLLAAVKSRSDVYYYSVASTSPLLYLAHPSSQPLRRPLTVTLPCPPNPERKRDVRGRGKQTQRHHSGSVAPAWDQPASNRVSALGASLKSPKETSNELLVVLVSRDKQWSVLERVTVRNLQNGLASFELTENFDRLLLVRLLSPLQPPHLTSLAERLEESVGCHAVTVVLQCRRDDPHAALVAALPSRDLSWELNKLGAQGYGGPLEASSDISMCEGDQLLLRFSGNITSTRTQNNPNDVPHERLTFHTQRTNHLLVRLTEVDPFGNYSSPHYKGTAMFYKVTRGQLEWRGDGAARMDMKPLGDPVCALSLTLPKVRQRSPRWN; from the exons ATGGAGGACGGCCAATCACACGTACCAGACGCGTGCTTTATCAGGGCGCCTGTGGGTGCGGCTGAAGTCCTGAGCTGTGAAATCGCCGATGCCCTCAGCTGCCTCATGGTGACCGGGGCAGAGGAGCTGGTCAGCAGAGTGATCCGGGTCAAGGTTCAAGGCCGAGCCAACTTCCACTTCCCCGTGACCTTGGTCGTGCCTTTCTGCGCACGTTACCGGGGCAACTACCGGGATGTCGCTGTGAAAATAatggacgaggagaggagggcgaGTTACGTCACTCCGGCAACAACAGAGGGAACGTATGGAGGACAGAGG GGCTCATTTGCAGAGGTGAGGGTCTACGCTTTAGGCCTCTTTGCGGTGGTTTCCtgtctgaaaagagaaaactacACAGTTCCCAGAAGGGGTCTGTCACTCAAGCTCTCGATGGACCCCCGCGTTTGTCTCAGCTACCTCCCAGGAGCCTTTGCCGCTCCAGTGATGGCACAAACCACG ATCCAGCCTGTGGACACCGTCCTCCTGGCGGCCGTCAAGTCCAGAAGTGATGTCTATTATTATTCGGTGGCGTCCACGAGCCCGCTGCTCTACCTCGCCCACCCGAGCTCGCAGCCCCTGAGGAGACCCCTCACCGTCACCCTCCCCTGTCCCCCGAACccggagagaaagagggacgTGAGGGGACGAGGGAAACAGACGCAGCGTCACCACAGTGGATCTGTTGCTCCAGCTTGGGATCAACCTGCTTCCAATAGAGTGAG cGCACTTGGTGCCTCCTTGAAGTCCCCAAAGGAGACGTCCAATGAGCTGCTCGTAGTTCTGGTGTCAAGGGACAAGCAGTGGAGCGTCCTGGAGAGAGTGACAGTCAGGAACCTGCAGAACGGGCTGGCGTCCTTCGAGCTGACAGAGAACTTTGACAG ACTGCTGCTGGTCCGTCTCCTCTCCCCCCTgcagcccccccacctcacctCCCTGGCCGAGCGGCTGGAGGAGTCGGTGGGCTGCCACGCCGTCACCGTCGTCCTCCAGTGCCGCCGAGACGATCCCCACGCGGCCCTGGTGGCGGCCCTGCCCAGCCGGGACCTCAGCTGGGAGCTGAACAAACTGGGGGCCCAGGGCTACGGCGGCCCGCTGGAGGCCTCGTCCGACATCTCCATGTGCGAGGGGGACCAGCTCCTGCTGCGTTTCAGCGGCAACATCACGTCCACAA GAACTCAAAACAACCCAAATGACGTCCCACACGAGAGACTCACCTTTCACACCCAGCGCACGAATCACCTCCTGGTGCGTCTGACCGAAGTGGACCCCTTTGGGAACTACAGCTCGCCTCACTACAAGGGGACGGCCATGTTTTACAAGGTCACCAGAGGTCAGCTGGAGTGGCGAGGGGACGGAGCCGCCCGGATGGACATGAAGCCGCTGGGAGACCCCGTGTGTGCGCTGTCTCTGACTTTACCTAAGGTGAGGCAGAGAAGTCCACGTTGGAattga
- the LOC117752069 gene encoding uncharacterized protein LOC117752069 isoform X2, which yields MLKFPPELIVHRGSVVYLLYVVGGLLMTVTAGSRCVDVAVRTAQDPAKLLRLSNALITLMGLRDQKRVKNSLAKRKLKKRLYFTESLNSLLDAIRAAQHRSQEFPGSPEKQVNLESTCSNCVSVRSRICYILFRGVRSWSVLTLCTGDDCSELKTYNPSDQLRWLVDFSRTAQGRGHVITLLVGGQAARIGAEPQRHDDSNERGPSRLSLVSSALCVVLLWMILPHIALCVIVLFSWTMQGHMRRAVLS from the exons ATGTTGAAGTTTCCACCAGAGCTGATTGTCCACAG GGGCAGCGTCGTCTACCTCCTCTACGTGGTCGGAGGACTCCTGATGACGGTCACTGCCGGGAGTCGGTGTGTGGACGTGGCTGTGAGGACGGCACAGGACCCGGCTAAGCTGCTGCGCCTGTCAAACGCACTCATCACGCTCATGGGCCTCAGAGACCAAAAACGAGTT AAAAACTCCCTGGCAAAacgaaaactgaaaaaaaggctGTACTTCACTGAAAG TCTCAACAGTCTCCTTGATGCGATAAGAGCGGCGCAGCATAGATCCCAGGAGTTTCCTGGTTCCCCTGAGAAACAAGTGAACCTGGAGTCGACGTGTTCTAACTGCGTCTCCGTGAGAAG CAGGATTTGTTACATCCTCTTTCGGGGCGTGAGAAGCTGGTCCGTACTGACGCTGTGCACGGGAGACGACTGCAGCGAGCTGAAAACCTACAACCCTTCAGATCAGCTGCGGTGGCTGGTCGACTTCAGCAGGACGGCTCAGGGACGAGGACACGTG ATCACACTTCTTGTTGGAGGACAAGCTGCTCGAATCGGCGCCGAACCTCAGAGACACGATGACTCAAACGAGCGAGGCCCCTCACGTCTGAGCCTGGTGTCGTCTGCACTGTGTGTGGTTCTGCTTTGGATGATCCTGCCTCACATTGCACTTTGTGTTATCGTCTTGTTCAGTTGGACGATGCAGGGACACATGCGCAGAGCTGTGCTGTCATAG
- the LOC117752069 gene encoding uncharacterized protein LOC117752069 isoform X1, with translation MLKFPPELIVHRGSVVYLLYVVGGLLMTVTAGSRCVDVAVRTAQDPAKLLRLSNALITLMGLRDQKRVKNSLAKRKLKKRLYFTESLNSLLDAIRAAQHRSQEFPGSPEKQVNLESTCSNCVSVRRSRICYILFRGVRSWSVLTLCTGDDCSELKTYNPSDQLRWLVDFSRTAQGRGHVITLLVGGQAARIGAEPQRHDDSNERGPSRLSLVSSALCVVLLWMILPHIALCVIVLFSWTMQGHMRRAVLS, from the exons ATGTTGAAGTTTCCACCAGAGCTGATTGTCCACAG GGGCAGCGTCGTCTACCTCCTCTACGTGGTCGGAGGACTCCTGATGACGGTCACTGCCGGGAGTCGGTGTGTGGACGTGGCTGTGAGGACGGCACAGGACCCGGCTAAGCTGCTGCGCCTGTCAAACGCACTCATCACGCTCATGGGCCTCAGAGACCAAAAACGAGTT AAAAACTCCCTGGCAAAacgaaaactgaaaaaaaggctGTACTTCACTGAAAG TCTCAACAGTCTCCTTGATGCGATAAGAGCGGCGCAGCATAGATCCCAGGAGTTTCCTGGTTCCCCTGAGAAACAAGTGAACCTGGAGTCGACGTGTTCTAACTGCGTCTCCGTGAGAAG AAGCAGGATTTGTTACATCCTCTTTCGGGGCGTGAGAAGCTGGTCCGTACTGACGCTGTGCACGGGAGACGACTGCAGCGAGCTGAAAACCTACAACCCTTCAGATCAGCTGCGGTGGCTGGTCGACTTCAGCAGGACGGCTCAGGGACGAGGACACGTG ATCACACTTCTTGTTGGAGGACAAGCTGCTCGAATCGGCGCCGAACCTCAGAGACACGATGACTCAAACGAGCGAGGCCCCTCACGTCTGAGCCTGGTGTCGTCTGCACTGTGTGTGGTTCTGCTTTGGATGATCCTGCCTCACATTGCACTTTGTGTTATCGTCTTGTTCAGTTGGACGATGCAGGGACACATGCGCAGAGCTGTGCTGTCATAG